A portion of the Suricata suricatta isolate VVHF042 chromosome 11, meerkat_22Aug2017_6uvM2_HiC, whole genome shotgun sequence genome contains these proteins:
- the LGALS12 gene encoding galectin-12: protein MSPGERLDPLPDTFILQPPVFHPPFPEGGSEYPVGYVSLWGARLSPLAWEEAGWLPRMGGAPASPARDPSQGVLSVPSNPEGKLGLACRAEREMRPKAMPPFLLKSPSLEVPCSRALPKGLWPGQVIVLRGLVLPEPKDFTLSLRDQAARVPVMLRASFADRTLAWISPWGCKKLISAPFLFYPRRFFEVLLLCQEGGLKLALNGQGLGATSVHQRVLEQLRELRVSGSVQLYCVHH, encoded by the exons ATGTCACCCGGAGAGAGACTGGACCCACTTCCTGACACCTTCATCCTGCAGCCGCCCGTCTTCCACCCG CCATTTCCGGAGGGTGGCAGCGAGTATCCTGTTGGATATGTGAGTCTCTGGGGAGCACG tcTGAGCCCCTTGGCTTGGGAAGAGGCAGGCTGGCTGCCCAGAATGGGCGGAGCCCCAGCATCACCAGCAAGAGATCCTTCTCAGGGGGTGCTCTCTGTTCCCAGCAACCCGGAGGGGAAGCTGGGGTTGgcctgcagggcagagagggagatgaggCCCAAGGCCATGCCA CCTTTCCTGCTGAAGAGCCCCAGCCTG GAGGTGCCCTGTTCTCGGGCCCTTCCCAAGGGTCTCTGGCCAGGACAAGTCATCGTACTTCGGGGACTGGTCCTGCCAGAGCCAAAGGA CTTCACTCTGAGCCTGCGGGACCAGGCGGCTCGCGTCCCCGTGATGCTCAGGGCGTCCTTCGCAGACAGAACTCTGGCCTGGATCTCGCCCTGGGGGTGCAAGAAGCTGATCTCGGCCCCCTTCCTCTTCTACCCCCGGCGATTCTTCGAG GTGTTGCTCCTGTGCCAGGAGGGAGGGCTGAAGCTGGCGCTCaatgggcagggcctgggggccacCAGCGTGCACCAGCGGGTCCTGGAGCAGCTGCGGGAGCTCCGGGTCAGTGGCAGCGTCCAGCTCTACTGTGTCCACCACTGA
- the LOC115272353 gene encoding phospholipase A and acyltransferase 4-like, whose amino-acid sequence MQHKSLTSLNICQVASTPRTARILIRPDRRGLEGEGQEGCGSVSSRVDVPTLEGTESEEQMPGVAMDSQSQGDVMSTEKGRLPTPSWVFLLQFRREPKPGDLIEIFHIGYEHWAIYVGDGYVIHLVPPGDLGTRSTIVCSIPSSKAVVKQELLKDVVGNCFYRINNHLDHEYRPEPVNKIIRSAKEKIGERMEYSLLENNCEHFVTNLRYGWPHSKQVEDALTGGKITIALGVLNLIGLVLVGTHIQIQ is encoded by the exons ATGCAGCATAAATCCCTGACCTCGCTGAATATTTGTCAGGTGGCATCAACGCCAAGAACTGCTCGAATCCTGATCAGACCTGACCGCAGAGGCCTTGAGGGCGAAGGGCAGGAAGGATGTG GGTCGGTGTCTTCAAGGGTAGATGTCCCGACACTGGAGGGGACAGAGTCTGAGGAGCAGATGCCTGGTGTGGCCATGGACTCTCAGAGCCAAGGggatgtgatgagcactgagaaggGCAGA CTTCCCACCCCATCTTGGGTTTTTCTGTTGCAGTTTCGTAGAGAACCTAAGCCTGGAGACCTGATTGAGATTTTCCACATTGGCTATGAGCACTGGGCCATCTATGTGGGAGACGGTTATGTGATCCATCTGGTTCCTCCAG GTGACCTGGGGACCAGATCCACCATCGTCTGCTCCATTCCGAGCAGCAAGGCGGTGGTGAAGCAGGAGCTCCTGAAGGACGTGGTGGGGAATTGCTTCTATAGGATCAACAACCACTTAGACCATGAGTACCGACCAGAGCCTGTGAACAAGATCATCAGATCTGCCAAGGAGAAGATTGGTGAGAGGATGGAGTACAGTCTTCTGGAAAATAACTGTGAGCATTTTGTCACCAATCTGAGATACGGTTGGCCCCACAGCAAGCAG GTAGAAGACGCCCTGACGGGAGGAAAGATTACCATAGCATTAGGGGTTCTAAATCTTATTGGCTTGGTGCTTGTGGGAACACACATCCAAATCCAGTGA